One stretch of Prunus persica cultivar Lovell chromosome G1, Prunus_persica_NCBIv2, whole genome shotgun sequence DNA includes these proteins:
- the LOC18790020 gene encoding uncharacterized protein LOC18790020, translating to MGVKVLSPQNCLKDSVSPQVLMNSNRSPNPNRVRTSPQADRTKRRPTRPNNHPTPQVQKPAAPKNVVMGQVKILKRGEEIPKAAPIQPPPKQNLHPQVPDLGSTSRMGPDPKMVPIPPKQTKFPEPNWASGFYAGSSSCIAAPPPSSLPLPSFFAKKSAPSSTDEAASVLLKLLRLNLS from the coding sequence ATGGGTGTTAAAGTTCTCAGTCCCCAGAATTGCCTCAAAGACTCTGTCTCACCTCAAGTACTGATGAATTCCAATCGAAGCCCTAACCCTAATCGGGTCAGAACCTCCCCACAAGCCGACCGGACTAAGCGAAGGCCGACCAGGCCCAACAACCACCCAACCCCGCAGGTCCAGAAACCCGCTGCCCCCAAGAATGTCGTGATGGGCCAGGTCAAAATACTAAAACGCGGCGAGGAAATCCCCAAAGCGGCCCCGATTCAGCCACCACCGAAGCAGAATCTCCATCCCCAAGTTCCGGATCTCGGATCCACCAGCCGGATGGGTCCTGACCCGAAGATGGTACCGATTCCTCCGAAGCAGACCAAGTTCCCGGAGCCGAACTGGGCTTCCGGGTTCTACGCCGGGTCGTCGTCGTGCATAGCTGCGCCTCCCCCGAGTTCCCTACCTCTGCCGTCGTTCTTCGCAAAGAAGAGCGCCCCTTCAAGCACCGATGAAGCTGCAAGCGTGCTGCTTAAACTTCTGCGGCTCAATTTGTCGTAG
- the LOC18792988 gene encoding uncharacterized protein LOC18792988 has translation MGVQVLSPQNCLKDSLSPQQALMNPNRNPNPNRVRTSPQTDRKKRRPTRPNNNSPSPVQKPAAPKNIVMGQVKILKRGDEIPKATPVRSPQKQNPNPQVPDLGSTSRMGPDSKKVPERNWASGFYAGSSSCIAAPPPESLPLPSFFAKKSAPSSTDEAASVLLKLLRLNLS, from the coding sequence ATGGGTGTTCAAGTTCTCAGTCCCCAGAATTGCCTCAAAGACTCTCTCTCACCTCAGCAAGCGCTGATGAATCCCAAtcgaaaccctaaccctaatcgGGTCAGAACCTCTCCCCAAACCGACCGGAAGAAGCGAAGGCCGACCCGGCCCAACAACAACTCACCCTCTCCGGTCCAGAAACCCGCAGCCCCCAAGAATATCGTCATGGGCCAGGTCAAAATCCTAAAACGCGGCGACGAAATCCCCAAAGCGACTCCGGTTCGGTCACCACAGAAGCAGAATCCCAATCCCCAGGTTCCGGATCTCGGATCCACCAGCCGGATGGGTCCTGACTCGAAGAAGGTTCCGGAACGGAACTGGGCTTCCGGGTTCTACGCCGGGTCGTCGTCGTGTATAGCTGCGCCTCCCCCGGAGTCCCTACCTCTGCCGTCGTTCTTCGCAAAGAAGAGCGCCCCTTCAAGCACCGATGAAGCTGCAAGCGTGCTGCTGAAGCTTCTGCGGCTCAATTTGTCGTAG